The following coding sequences lie in one Silvanigrella aquatica genomic window:
- a CDS encoding SpoIIE family protein phosphatase: MSAITIEDIIEKWTKNLTSLLNNLYGFVSLIIVIGIIANILIPNIVFNILIIIIIIISGFFTFFMAQKTQALIREWHEEFSNPTQKLLQTIQMVSLQKLDLLPEEQLNSFTSESHLKLLEVARGILEHQRFIDQVVDNMFEMMFLLNQDGIIMKANKSACETTHFSQSDLIGQHIRKLFPHAESLVDYYLELEIQFTTQGFVRDVEVFVQTSEGELLPFSINGVKIESTTGVLLGYTMIAKNQAETVRLFNQVNKSNYELGRANEELAKRYDQIKKEIEEKEGQRRTLEMELATSQLVQKTFLPQIAPEHDKIDCAGTAIPAAFCGGDWWNTITLKDKFYVFIADVTGHGTASAMVTAAISGYFVSVKSKLFAGENLDVDDILSGFDTVLSSMGHSDVSYNMTCFSCVFDFEKKVIRFANAGHNFPLIVREDKKVETLIASGNRLGNIGATRIDNKVFEKKEIPLLGGEFILFYTDGLIENKNDKDEEYGKRRLRKFIEKNYTKASSEFISLLLQDSLEFYGAGKPLEDDITVVVTRIKQP; this comes from the coding sequence TTGAGTGCGATAACAATTGAAGACATCATTGAAAAATGGACAAAAAACCTTACAAGCTTATTAAATAATTTGTATGGTTTTGTTAGTCTTATAATTGTAATTGGTATTATTGCAAATATCCTCATTCCTAACATTGTATTTAATATTTTAATTATTATCATAATTATCATTTCTGGATTTTTTACGTTTTTTATGGCGCAAAAAACTCAAGCATTAATTAGAGAATGGCACGAAGAATTTTCAAATCCTACACAAAAACTTTTACAGACAATTCAAATGGTTTCTTTACAAAAACTAGATCTTCTCCCAGAAGAACAACTTAATAGTTTTACCTCTGAATCACATTTAAAACTTCTTGAAGTCGCACGTGGAATTCTAGAGCACCAACGATTCATCGACCAAGTTGTCGACAATATGTTTGAAATGATGTTCTTGTTAAATCAAGATGGCATTATTATGAAAGCCAATAAATCCGCATGTGAAACAACTCATTTTTCACAGTCCGATCTCATTGGACAACATATTCGTAAATTATTTCCACATGCCGAAAGTCTCGTAGATTATTATCTGGAACTTGAAATTCAATTTACAACGCAGGGTTTTGTGAGAGACGTTGAAGTGTTTGTACAAACCTCAGAAGGAGAATTATTACCTTTCTCTATTAATGGGGTAAAAATTGAAAGCACCACGGGTGTTTTGCTAGGTTATACTATGATCGCAAAAAACCAAGCAGAAACCGTTCGCCTCTTTAATCAGGTCAATAAAAGTAATTATGAATTGGGACGTGCCAATGAAGAGTTGGCAAAACGATATGATCAAATAAAAAAAGAAATTGAGGAAAAAGAAGGACAGCGTAGAACATTAGAAATGGAATTAGCAACAAGCCAACTGGTACAAAAAACTTTTTTACCTCAAATTGCTCCCGAACATGACAAAATAGATTGTGCAGGAACTGCTATACCAGCAGCCTTTTGTGGAGGAGACTGGTGGAACACCATAACACTTAAAGATAAATTTTACGTCTTCATTGCCGATGTGACCGGACATGGTACAGCCAGCGCCATGGTTACAGCTGCAATCTCAGGATATTTTGTATCTGTAAAGAGCAAACTTTTTGCTGGAGAAAATCTTGATGTAGATGACATTCTATCAGGATTTGATACAGTGCTTTCCAGCATGGGTCATAGTGACGTCAGTTACAACATGACATGTTTTTCATGTGTATTTGATTTTGAAAAGAAGGTTATCCGATTTGCTAATGCAGGTCATAATTTTCCATTAATTGTTAGGGAAGACAAAAAAGTGGAAACACTGATTGCGAGTGGAAATCGCCTAGGAAATATTGGTGCAACGCGCATTGATAATAAGGTCTTTGAGAAAAAAGAAATTCCACTTTTAGGAGGGGAATTTATTTTATTTTATACTGATGGTTTAATTGAAAATAAAAATGATAAAGATGAAGAGTACGGCAAACGCAGGCTTCGTAAGTTTATCGAAAAAAACTACACAAAAGCGAGTTCAGAATTTATTTCACTGCTTTTGCAAGATAGCCTTGAATTCTATGGTGCTGGAAAGCCCTTAGAAGATGATATTACAGTTGTCGTTACAAGGATCAAACAACCTTAA
- a CDS encoding sigma 54-interacting transcriptional regulator has product MNGSYALMGSSAIIRHVQHLVYKVAELSTAVLITGEPGTGKDAIAKIIHERSNRGKNPLIPLKCSTGQDESLELDLFGYEAGYFQGNAQARLGYLQEAIGGTLYLDEIGKLPLKLQASLLKAMNDGMIRSFGGKTDIPINVRVICSTSIDLEQLVKRGHFLEDLYYKLSNSSIYLPPIRERREDIPILAEFFVQKFNQLKSKKIVGISHDAMNALLQNVWTHNIQELENLIERIVVLKNSGSIDICDLPPRLRNLVTDNIDAFYDRTSQVQQNISPIPMGNQNNYHNVSQQNMPHFSKMGQQNMNSVNNYSQSLSRDINSQSNHTPTLSKGNLNSNNLQNNYSQNNAVQNNYNQNFNPSQSSNHSNHNPLARPNMFEDIPSEIDQFIKKEIDLGSGIDFYRVVEEFENRLISEALRRTNHNKNRAAQLLSMNRTTLVEKLKKRATSSPIKAETGRVKRNSAFTIFDGLGNDSSDFDAIDFVNLSTEDSAS; this is encoded by the coding sequence GTGAACGGATCGTACGCGCTTATGGGTTCAAGTGCCATTATTCGGCATGTGCAACACCTCGTATATAAAGTTGCAGAATTATCAACGGCTGTCTTGATTACGGGGGAGCCGGGGACAGGCAAGGATGCTATTGCAAAAATCATTCACGAACGTTCCAATAGGGGTAAAAATCCTCTTATCCCTTTGAAATGTAGCACAGGGCAGGATGAGAGTTTAGAATTGGATTTATTTGGCTATGAAGCAGGATATTTTCAAGGCAATGCACAAGCGAGACTGGGATATTTGCAAGAAGCTATAGGTGGTACTCTGTATTTAGATGAAATTGGAAAGCTGCCTTTAAAGTTACAAGCGTCTTTATTAAAAGCAATGAATGATGGGATGATTCGGAGTTTTGGAGGAAAGACAGATATTCCTATCAATGTCAGAGTGATTTGTTCTACTTCTATTGATTTAGAGCAACTTGTGAAACGGGGGCATTTTTTAGAGGATCTTTATTATAAACTATCAAACTCTTCAATTTATTTGCCACCTATTAGGGAAAGAAGAGAAGATATTCCTATTTTAGCAGAGTTTTTTGTCCAAAAGTTTAATCAATTAAAATCTAAAAAAATTGTTGGTATTTCTCATGATGCCATGAATGCTTTATTGCAAAATGTATGGACTCATAATATTCAAGAACTTGAAAATTTAATCGAAAGAATTGTTGTATTAAAAAATTCGGGAAGTATTGATATTTGTGATTTGCCACCCCGGTTACGTAATTTAGTGACAGATAATATTGATGCTTTTTATGATAGAACTAGTCAAGTTCAACAAAATATATCTCCTATTCCGATGGGAAATCAGAATAATTATCATAATGTTTCACAGCAAAATATGCCTCATTTTTCAAAAATGGGACAGCAAAACATGAATTCTGTCAATAATTATTCACAATCTTTATCAAGAGATATTAACTCACAAAGTAATCATACTCCGACTCTTTCAAAAGGAAATTTAAATTCGAATAATTTGCAAAATAATTATTCGCAAAACAACGCTGTTCAAAATAATTATAACCAAAATTTTAATCCGTCACAATCTTCAAATCATTCGAATCATAACCCTCTAGCGCGCCCGAATATGTTTGAGGATATTCCTAGTGAAATTGATCAATTTATTAAAAAAGAAATTGATTTAGGATCTGGTATTGATTTTTATAGAGTAGTTGAAGAGTTTGAAAATCGTCTTATTTCTGAAGCTTTAAGAAGAACAAATCATAATAAAAATAGAGCTGCTCAACTTCTCTCTATGAATAGAACAACTTTGGTTGAAAAATTAAAGAAACGGGCAACCTCATCTCCAATTAAGGCAGAGACGGGGCGCGTAAAAAGAAATTCAGCTTTTACTATTTTTGATGGCCTAGGAAATGATAGTTCAGATTTTGATGCCATTGATTTTGTAAATTTATCAACCGAAGATAGCGCTT
- a CDS encoding methyl-accepting chemotaxis protein: MEEIRFKPTIFVLIAIIGAVAIAATGFLSTDWMLTTAVSVVLFLLSYVWFFSVRKRIDEILTHDLDKIANEAARAIRDEIESGPAVTSERSSVEKEKHLEGKEKELIAREKDLQKKIEDLETKRKSFEQATTIPSISPSSSSSKDSPSKEDQLQREIIALRHQLLHMEEVNNARLSTLQHEFQSKNVQAQKNMEFWKSSAESMNKKLQDQKREFDSLAKSLESRAVLAEERGLDQQNKLTRLQLDASQKEIGVSEQVQRLEEIISLVPEMTNQLHNVTHQTERSAIEIGDKVRFIYEKAQEHLEESNEISAQFRGGKGNNSNTSLSEVIQSSLSLLREMIEMLEHNSKLNMDYSQAIDTILVNTAEINKISDEIQYISDQTNLLALNAAIEAARAGEHGRGFSVVAEEVRKLSDRTSLASNNIIQIVGKVNSSVRDISRSLLENLKKNTEKKTHVDHAVNELVRTAEESTEVFTKLISNAVASSESVAKNIDQIILSLQFQDITKQQIDQALQPLDKIKINIEELLNKALQNDALALKAAHQQGGSGGGGSEGGGNSGGGGASGGSTPPPTMPSGTPPQTPPAGVAPKASAPPPSAPKPAPVAPKPAESAPPAADDESLVKGDVVFF; encoded by the coding sequence ATGGAAGAGATCCGATTTAAACCAACAATATTTGTTCTTATTGCTATCATTGGAGCCGTTGCTATTGCTGCCACGGGATTTTTATCAACTGACTGGATGTTAACGACAGCTGTCAGTGTTGTTTTGTTTTTACTTTCCTATGTGTGGTTTTTTTCTGTAAGAAAAAGAATAGATGAAATTCTTACCCATGATCTCGATAAAATTGCGAATGAAGCAGCAAGAGCTATTCGTGATGAAATTGAATCAGGACCTGCAGTAACATCAGAAAGATCTTCAGTAGAAAAAGAAAAACATCTTGAAGGCAAAGAAAAAGAATTAATTGCTCGTGAAAAAGATTTACAAAAGAAAATAGAGGATTTGGAGACAAAAAGAAAATCATTTGAACAAGCAACAACAATACCTTCTATTTCTCCATCATCTTCTTCTTCCAAAGATTCACCATCTAAAGAAGATCAATTACAGCGAGAAATTATTGCCTTGCGTCACCAGCTGCTTCATATGGAAGAAGTCAATAATGCTAGGTTATCTACATTGCAGCATGAGTTTCAATCTAAAAATGTTCAAGCACAAAAAAATATGGAATTTTGGAAATCCAGTGCTGAAAGCATGAATAAAAAACTTCAAGATCAAAAGAGAGAGTTTGATTCCTTAGCGAAATCCTTAGAAAGTCGAGCTGTTCTTGCTGAAGAAAGAGGACTTGATCAACAAAATAAATTAACAAGATTGCAGCTTGATGCATCACAAAAAGAAATTGGTGTGAGTGAACAGGTGCAAAGACTCGAAGAAATTATTTCACTCGTTCCAGAAATGACCAATCAACTTCATAACGTAACACATCAGACAGAGCGTAGTGCGATTGAGATTGGCGATAAAGTACGCTTTATTTATGAGAAAGCTCAAGAGCATCTCGAAGAGTCCAATGAGATATCTGCTCAGTTTAGAGGAGGTAAAGGTAACAATAGCAATACCTCTTTAAGTGAAGTTATTCAAAGTAGCTTATCTTTGTTACGTGAAATGATTGAAATGTTGGAACACAACTCAAAATTGAACATGGATTATTCTCAAGCTATTGATACCATTCTTGTGAATACAGCAGAAATTAATAAAATCAGTGACGAAATTCAATATATTTCTGACCAAACAAACCTCCTTGCGTTAAACGCCGCCATCGAAGCGGCACGAGCTGGTGAGCATGGTCGTGGATTCTCGGTGGTGGCAGAAGAAGTTCGTAAACTTTCGGATCGTACCAGTTTAGCAAGTAACAATATTATTCAAATTGTCGGCAAAGTGAACTCCAGTGTTCGTGACATTAGTAGGAGTTTATTAGAAAACTTAAAGAAAAATACGGAAAAGAAGACACATGTGGATCATGCCGTGAATGAATTGGTTCGTACCGCTGAAGAAAGTACAGAAGTGTTTACGAAACTGATTTCAAACGCTGTGGCAAGCTCGGAAAGTGTGGCAAAGAATATCGATCAGATTATCTTAAGTTTACAATTCCAAGACATAACGAAACAACAAATTGATCAAGCCTTGCAACCCTTGGACAAAATAAAAATTAATATAGAAGAATTGCTGAATAAAGCCTTACAAAACGATGCTCTTGCCTTAAAAGCGGCGCATCAGCAAGGTGGTAGTGGAGGCGGTGGTTCTGAAGGTGGTGGCAACAGTGGAGGAGGTGGTGCCTCTGGTGGTAGTACACCACCTCCTACAATGCCTTCGGGAACGCCACCGCAAACTCCTCCAGCTGGAGTAGCTCCAAAAGCCAGTGCACCTCCTCCTAGCGCTCCAAAACCGGCGCCTGTGGCTCCCAAACCTGCGGAATCGGCTCCTCCTGCCGCTGATGATGAATCTCTTGTAAAAGGCGATGTGGTGTTTTTCTAG